In Leucobacter insecticola, one DNA window encodes the following:
- a CDS encoding Mur ligase family protein, producing the protein MSNGDALSIRPRTPLPVSLEAVAERFALSIRGELEGARVTGVSLDSRDVRVGDLYIGMPGAKRHGADFAEQAKKRGAVAILSDEAGAVLGGGSGLPVLVASQHPREILGAVAAMIYGTENIAAKLFGVTGTNGKTSVVYLLAELMRAAGLTPGLSSTAERRVGDEVIPANLTSPEASELHGLLARMSETGVDGVAIEVSAQAVVRHRLDGVHFDIVAFNNFSQDHLDEFGDLESYFAAKRALFTPEHAARGVVVVDSEYGRRIVAESRIPVTRLATEYGQEAEWHLAVTRQTLDGVSFVLQGPAGASFRGRVPVLGRFMAENAALALIMLHEAGIPLARVEAGLSGGLIPVYIPGRLEEITAGGEGPRFFVDYGHTPGSFEAMLEALGEVTPGRIIFMFGADGDRDTTKREEMGRIAGAGADTVIICDYHPRSEPPEAIRAQLLKGARSANRATVIEEGDPRLAVRLAISLAEPGDVILYAGPGHEDHQEVAGKFLPYSAREEVRGALREAGLLH; encoded by the coding sequence GTGAGTAACGGAGATGCGCTCAGCATTCGCCCGAGAACCCCTCTCCCCGTTTCGCTTGAAGCGGTGGCTGAGCGTTTTGCGCTCAGTATCCGCGGCGAGCTGGAGGGTGCCCGGGTAACCGGAGTGTCGCTCGACTCGCGCGACGTGCGGGTGGGAGATCTCTACATCGGGATGCCCGGTGCGAAGCGCCACGGCGCTGACTTCGCGGAGCAGGCGAAGAAGCGCGGTGCCGTCGCGATCTTGAGTGACGAAGCGGGTGCGGTACTCGGGGGCGGCTCCGGGCTACCCGTGCTGGTGGCTTCGCAGCACCCGCGCGAGATATTGGGTGCCGTTGCAGCGATGATCTACGGCACCGAGAATATTGCGGCCAAGCTCTTTGGTGTGACCGGCACGAACGGCAAGACGAGCGTGGTGTACCTGCTCGCCGAACTGATGCGCGCCGCGGGGCTCACTCCGGGGCTCAGCTCGACGGCGGAGCGCCGGGTTGGCGATGAGGTGATCCCGGCGAACCTCACGAGCCCCGAGGCCTCCGAACTGCACGGGCTGCTCGCTCGCATGAGCGAGACCGGTGTCGATGGGGTGGCGATTGAAGTGTCGGCCCAGGCTGTCGTTCGCCACCGCCTCGATGGCGTGCACTTCGACATTGTCGCCTTCAATAACTTCTCGCAGGATCACCTCGATGAGTTCGGTGATCTCGAGAGCTATTTCGCCGCGAAGCGCGCGCTCTTCACGCCCGAGCACGCTGCCCGAGGTGTGGTGGTGGTCGATTCCGAGTATGGACGGCGGATCGTCGCAGAATCGCGGATCCCGGTCACTCGTCTCGCGACCGAATACGGGCAGGAGGCCGAGTGGCACCTTGCCGTCACCAGGCAGACGCTCGATGGTGTGTCTTTTGTATTGCAGGGACCAGCCGGCGCGAGCTTCAGGGGTCGCGTGCCGGTGCTGGGGCGATTCATGGCCGAAAACGCGGCGCTCGCGCTGATCATGCTGCACGAGGCGGGGATCCCGCTCGCGCGCGTTGAGGCTGGCCTCAGCGGCGGCCTGATCCCGGTCTATATTCCGGGCCGGCTTGAAGAGATCACCGCGGGCGGTGAGGGGCCGCGTTTTTTTGTTGACTACGGTCACACTCCCGGCAGCTTCGAGGCGATGCTTGAGGCGCTCGGGGAGGTCACCCCGGGGCGAATCATCTTCATGTTTGGTGCGGATGGCGACCGTGACACCACGAAACGCGAGGAGATGGGCAGGATCGCAGGCGCGGGCGCAGACACCGTGATCATTTGCGACTATCACCCCCGATCTGAACCACCGGAGGCGATCAGGGCGCAATTGCTCAAGGGGGCGCGGTCCGCGAACCGCGCGACCGTCATCGAAGAGGGCGACCCCAGGCTTGCGGTGCGCCTCGCCATTTCGCTTGCCGAGCCGGGGGACGTTATTCTGTATGCCGGTCCCGGTCACGAGGATCATCAGGAAGTCGCCGGGAAGTTTCTTCCCTACTCGGCGCGTGAGGAAGTACGCGGGGCTCTCCGCGAGGCAGGATTGCTGCATTGA
- a CDS encoding UDP-N-acetylmuramoyl-tripeptide--D-alanyl-D-alanine ligase, with translation MIRLTLAEIAAATAGRLVIGQSGATPETVVDGESQTDSREVGPGQIFFARVGEETDGHLFANSAVDAGAALLVVERETDDRVPQIVVDDATLALGRLATEVVARVLAGGDLTIVGITGSNGKTTTKNLVAAMAEQCGAFVASAKSFNNEVGGPLTMLRVTDRTRTLVAEMGASKEGEIRRLTAMAPPAIGVVLTVGLAHAGEFGGIETTFRTKSEMVRDLPEGAVAVLNRDDPHVTRMKDLTRARVLWFGQHPEAHIRASDIDSDASGTRFTLHIGDESRRVVFRVLGEHHVTNALAAAAVGSELGLPIGKIVTALQGATRAARWRMEVMGGRDGVTIINDAYNASPDSMAAGLRTLAQIANPGSRTVAVLGAMSELGEYSIEEHIRIGLQAVRLGISELVVVGKEARHLHISAINEGSWDGESVFFENQDEAYDYLVQTLQTNDTVLVKSSNAAGLRILGDRLGEAFA, from the coding sequence TTGATTAGACTGACGCTCGCTGAGATTGCGGCGGCCACGGCGGGACGCCTGGTCATCGGACAAAGCGGGGCAACCCCGGAAACGGTTGTTGACGGCGAATCCCAGACCGATTCGCGCGAGGTGGGTCCCGGACAGATCTTTTTTGCCCGTGTTGGCGAGGAAACTGACGGCCATCTTTTTGCCAACTCAGCGGTTGACGCGGGCGCTGCGTTGCTCGTTGTTGAGCGCGAGACGGATGACCGTGTGCCGCAGATTGTGGTGGACGATGCCACGCTGGCACTTGGCAGGCTTGCGACCGAAGTTGTTGCCCGCGTGCTCGCCGGAGGCGATCTCACGATCGTCGGGATCACCGGCTCGAACGGGAAAACGACAACTAAGAACCTCGTGGCAGCGATGGCCGAGCAGTGCGGAGCATTCGTGGCCTCTGCCAAGTCGTTCAACAATGAGGTCGGCGGCCCCCTCACCATGCTGCGCGTGACAGATCGCACGCGCACACTCGTCGCTGAGATGGGGGCAAGCAAAGAGGGGGAGATTCGGCGCCTCACGGCGATGGCGCCCCCCGCGATTGGCGTCGTGCTCACGGTGGGGCTCGCGCACGCCGGAGAATTTGGCGGCATCGAAACGACGTTCCGCACGAAGAGTGAGATGGTGCGGGATCTCCCCGAGGGCGCGGTTGCGGTCCTGAACCGCGACGATCCGCACGTCACCCGCATGAAAGATTTGACGCGCGCGCGTGTGCTCTGGTTTGGGCAGCACCCCGAAGCGCACATTCGGGCAAGCGACATAGATTCCGACGCTTCGGGCACCCGGTTTACGCTGCACATCGGCGATGAATCGCGCCGGGTGGTGTTTCGAGTGCTCGGTGAACACCACGTCACCAACGCGCTTGCGGCGGCGGCGGTAGGTTCAGAGCTCGGGCTCCCGATTGGCAAGATCGTGACCGCGCTGCAGGGCGCCACTCGTGCGGCCCGCTGGCGCATGGAAGTGATGGGTGGACGTGATGGCGTCACGATCATCAACGATGCCTACAACGCCAGCCCGGACTCGATGGCTGCGGGACTTCGCACCCTCGCTCAGATCGCAAACCCGGGATCCCGCACCGTTGCCGTGCTCGGTGCGATGAGCGAGCTCGGCGAATACTCGATCGAGGAGCACATTCGTATTGGGCTGCAGGCCGTTCGTCTCGGCATCTCCGAGCTCGTGGTGGTGGGCAAAGAAGCGCGGCATTTGCACATTAGCGCGATCAACGAAGGATCCTGGGATGGAGAGAGCGTTTTCTTTGAAAACCAGGATGAGGCCTACGATTACCTGGTGCAGACTTTGCAGACAAACGACACCGTGCTGGTGAAATCTTCGAACGCCGCGGGACTTCGCATCTTGGGCGACCGCTTGGGAGAGGCCTTCGCATGA
- the mraY gene encoding phospho-N-acetylmuramoyl-pentapeptide-transferase has product MIALLIAGGFSLLYSLLLTPLFVRGFNRLRWGQPIRVDGPKEHEVKRGTPTMGGIIFLSGSVIAYFVGKLVMGEQPTPTAMLVILMAVGAGLVGFIDDFMKTRMQQSAGLSGWAKIGGQVVIAVSFALLGLRFANDAGVTPISTRISMFRDLPFDFMTFGPYLGIGLIVIWVMVIVTATTNAVNVTDGLDGLASGAAIFAFGAYLIIGFWQTAQNCATTAYETGCYVTRDPMDLAVIAAAFLGGVAGFLWWNTNPAQVFMGDTGSMAIGGAIAALAILSRTEILLVLIGGLFLIETGSVIVQRIYFKVTRGKRIFLMSPIHHHFELKGWAEVTVVVRFWIVAALFVIAGVGMFYAEWLLKQ; this is encoded by the coding sequence ATGATCGCGCTGCTCATTGCCGGCGGATTTTCGCTGCTCTACTCGCTTCTCCTCACCCCGCTGTTCGTGCGGGGATTCAACCGCCTGCGCTGGGGCCAGCCGATTCGGGTCGACGGGCCAAAAGAGCACGAGGTCAAGCGCGGTACGCCCACGATGGGCGGGATCATCTTCCTCTCTGGATCGGTGATTGCCTACTTTGTGGGCAAGCTGGTGATGGGGGAGCAGCCGACTCCGACGGCGATGCTCGTGATTCTGATGGCGGTGGGAGCCGGCCTGGTCGGTTTCATCGACGACTTCATGAAGACGCGCATGCAGCAATCGGCCGGACTCAGCGGCTGGGCCAAAATCGGTGGCCAGGTGGTCATCGCAGTGTCGTTCGCGCTGCTGGGGCTGCGCTTCGCAAACGATGCGGGGGTCACCCCGATTTCGACCCGCATCTCGATGTTCCGTGATCTTCCCTTTGACTTTATGACGTTCGGTCCCTACCTGGGGATCGGCCTGATTGTGATCTGGGTGATGGTGATTGTTACCGCCACCACGAACGCGGTCAACGTCACCGACGGTCTCGATGGCCTCGCCTCGGGGGCCGCCATTTTCGCCTTTGGTGCGTATCTGATCATTGGCTTCTGGCAGACGGCGCAAAACTGCGCGACCACAGCCTATGAGACCGGGTGCTACGTCACGCGAGATCCGATGGATCTCGCCGTCATTGCCGCCGCTTTCCTCGGCGGCGTCGCCGGGTTTCTGTGGTGGAACACCAACCCCGCTCAGGTGTTTATGGGCGACACCGGGTCGATGGCAATCGGCGGGGCGATCGCCGCGCTCGCGATCCTGAGCCGCACTGAGATACTGCTCGTGCTCATTGGCGGTCTTTTTCTCATCGAGACCGGCTCTGTGATTGTGCAGCGCATTTACTTCAAGGTGACCCGCGGTAAACGGATCTTCCTGATGAGTCCAATCCACCATCACTTCGAGCTCAAAGGATGGGCTGAGGTGACGGTGGTGGTCAGGTTCTGGATCGTCGCCGCGCTGTTTGTGATCGCGGGAGTGGGCATGTTCTATGCGGAATGGTTGCTGAAGCAGTGA
- a CDS encoding FtsW/RodA/SpoVE family cell cycle protein, giving the protein MAHKPEPKARGLARISLGAALRAGSDKSVAALYALTLLLVGFGLIMVLSSSSITSYVADQGFFGGFWRQATFALIGLPLMLLAAAMPISFWKKWAWVLLGFGMLLQLLVFTPLGVEVYGNRNWIQIGSFGAQPSEALKLALVVWIGAVLLKKEPLLGQMRHEIIPVVVPGAVFVLGLVLLGDDLGTVMIMAALVIGAMYFGGVSWKTLGVIVGGGLFAVAFFLVTSPNRMARLFDHAGGNDDYSGLGWQPLHGLWALAGGGLFGVGLGGSKAKWSWLPAADNDYIFAIIGEELGLIGALLVVVLFIALAAVMLRVISRARDRFGKAVVGGILVWIVGQAFVNIGVVIRVFPVLGVPLPLISAGGTALIACLVAMGVVISIARDGAEYQAELAAEHGRTLR; this is encoded by the coding sequence ATGGCACACAAGCCTGAGCCGAAGGCCCGCGGGCTTGCCAGGATCAGCCTCGGCGCGGCGCTCAGGGCGGGGTCTGATAAATCGGTCGCTGCGCTCTATGCGCTCACCCTGTTGCTTGTGGGGTTCGGGCTCATTATGGTGCTTTCGTCCTCGTCCATCACCTCCTACGTCGCAGACCAAGGATTCTTCGGTGGCTTTTGGCGCCAGGCGACCTTCGCGCTCATCGGTTTGCCGCTGATGCTGCTCGCGGCGGCGATGCCGATCTCGTTCTGGAAGAAGTGGGCATGGGTGCTGCTCGGTTTCGGGATGCTGTTGCAGCTGCTCGTGTTTACCCCGCTCGGCGTCGAGGTCTACGGCAACCGCAACTGGATTCAGATTGGCAGCTTCGGGGCTCAACCGTCTGAGGCGCTGAAACTCGCTCTGGTGGTGTGGATCGGGGCGGTGCTGCTCAAGAAGGAGCCACTGCTCGGGCAGATGCGTCACGAGATCATTCCGGTGGTGGTGCCCGGGGCCGTATTCGTGCTTGGTCTCGTGTTGCTCGGTGATGATCTCGGAACCGTGATGATCATGGCTGCGCTGGTGATCGGAGCCATGTACTTCGGCGGAGTGAGCTGGAAAACGCTCGGGGTTATTGTCGGCGGTGGCCTCTTCGCGGTTGCGTTCTTCTTGGTGACGAGCCCAAACCGGATGGCCCGCCTCTTCGATCACGCCGGTGGCAATGACGACTACAGTGGGCTTGGCTGGCAGCCGCTGCACGGGCTTTGGGCGCTTGCGGGCGGTGGTCTCTTCGGCGTCGGGCTTGGCGGTTCAAAGGCGAAGTGGTCGTGGCTTCCCGCGGCCGACAATGATTACATCTTCGCGATTATTGGCGAAGAACTCGGACTTATCGGTGCGCTCCTTGTGGTTGTGTTGTTCATTGCGCTCGCTGCGGTGATGTTGCGGGTGATTTCTCGTGCTCGTGATCGCTTCGGCAAGGCGGTCGTCGGTGGAATTCTCGTGTGGATCGTTGGCCAGGCCTTCGTGAATATCGGGGTGGTGATTCGGGTGTTCCCGGTGCTGGGAGTGCCACTTCCGTTGATCAGTGCTGGCGGTACGGCACTGATCGCGTGTCTTGTGGCAATGGGTGTGGTGATATCAATTGCTCGCGACGGCGCGGAGTATCAGGCTGAGCTCGCGGCCGAACATGGAAGGACACTGCGATGA
- the murC gene encoding UDP-N-acetylmuramate--L-alanine ligase: protein MIYPDLDLEIPEQLGRVHFVGIGGSGMSGIARMMHQAGVTVTGSDRSANYSTRALEEIGIPVCIGHDAANIGNADTLVVTGALWPDNPEYQRALEQGLPVLHRSQALAWLARGKRVVSVAGAHGKTTSTGMVVTGLLGVDADPSFVNGGIIESLGVSSAPGNSDLFVIEADESDKSFLLYDTAIALITNVDPEHLDFYGSREAFMQAFVDFARAAREQVVISADDPGALEVLAALREAGTGETGTSAVIRTFGESPEADLRLVDVDDSGPVRFGVEIDGRRLDAQLSVYGRHNALNAVGALAVLTGLGIEAERALAAVAGFGGTKRRFEFHADVAGVRVYDDYAHHPTEVEALLQSARAVVGEGRLIAIHQPHLFSRTRLFHREFARALEHGADHTVVLAVDGAREDPVPGVTGELVSADFEDASRVEYLDDWQRAADYLAAYAQPGDVMVTMSCGTVYQIIPQVVEALRDRFESAGK, encoded by the coding sequence ATGATTTATCCCGATCTCGACCTAGAGATTCCGGAGCAGCTTGGGCGAGTGCACTTCGTCGGTATCGGTGGATCAGGCATGAGCGGAATCGCGCGGATGATGCACCAGGCGGGGGTCACGGTGACGGGGTCCGACCGCAGCGCGAACTACTCCACGCGCGCGCTCGAGGAGATCGGTATTCCGGTTTGTATCGGGCACGACGCAGCGAATATTGGCAATGCAGACACGCTCGTGGTGACTGGGGCACTCTGGCCCGATAACCCCGAGTATCAGCGGGCGCTTGAACAGGGCTTGCCCGTGCTGCACCGCTCACAGGCGCTCGCCTGGCTCGCTCGTGGCAAGCGGGTCGTGTCGGTCGCTGGCGCCCACGGCAAAACCACCTCGACCGGCATGGTCGTGACGGGTCTGCTTGGCGTAGACGCCGACCCCTCGTTCGTCAACGGTGGGATCATCGAGTCCCTCGGTGTGAGCTCGGCGCCGGGCAACAGTGATCTGTTCGTGATCGAAGCCGACGAGTCCGACAAGTCTTTCCTTCTCTACGACACGGCCATCGCGCTCATCACCAACGTCGATCCCGAGCACCTGGATTTCTACGGTTCGCGCGAGGCGTTCATGCAGGCCTTCGTTGATTTTGCGCGTGCGGCGCGCGAGCAGGTTGTGATCTCGGCGGATGATCCGGGTGCGCTTGAAGTGCTTGCAGCGCTGCGCGAGGCGGGCACGGGTGAAACCGGAACCAGCGCCGTGATCCGCACCTTCGGCGAATCCCCGGAAGCCGACTTGCGCCTGGTCGACGTTGACGATTCGGGTCCGGTGCGCTTTGGCGTGGAGATTGACGGCAGACGGCTTGACGCCCAGCTCTCGGTCTACGGACGCCACAACGCGCTGAATGCCGTCGGCGCACTCGCCGTGCTCACTGGACTCGGGATCGAGGCTGAGCGTGCGCTCGCCGCGGTCGCTGGTTTCGGGGGCACCAAGCGCCGTTTCGAGTTTCACGCCGATGTTGCCGGCGTGCGCGTGTACGACGACTATGCGCACCACCCCACCGAGGTTGAGGCGCTGCTGCAATCAGCACGCGCCGTTGTCGGGGAAGGGCGCCTAATCGCCATTCACCAGCCACACCTCTTTAGTCGGACGCGGCTGTTTCATCGTGAGTTCGCACGGGCTCTCGAACACGGGGCGGATCATACCGTCGTGCTCGCAGTTGACGGTGCCCGCGAGGATCCGGTGCCCGGTGTGACCGGTGAGCTTGTCTCAGCCGACTTCGAAGATGCAAGCCGGGTCGAGTACCTCGATGATTGGCAGCGGGCAGCCGACTATCTTGCAGCGTATGCGCAGCCTGGGGACGTCATGGTGACGATGAGCTGCGGCACGGTCTACCAGATTATCCCGCAGGTGGTCGAGGCTCTGCGTGATCGCTTCGAGTCAGCGGGCAAGTGA
- a CDS encoding cell division protein FtsQ/DivIB codes for MVRIVERVPVITIERDGVFNSYDAAGVLLASAEVPMEGVPLATGAVTDLDSDAFSAASRVLRDMPADMRVQVASVEASSGQDVSIVFNTGLEVFWGDAEETQRKVAVLTAMISSLADRAISSIDVSSPRAPVFR; via the coding sequence ATGGTGCGCATCGTCGAGCGGGTGCCGGTGATCACGATTGAGCGGGATGGTGTATTCAACTCTTACGATGCCGCTGGAGTGTTGCTCGCGAGTGCAGAGGTGCCGATGGAGGGCGTACCGCTCGCCACGGGTGCGGTGACCGATCTGGATTCTGATGCGTTCTCAGCAGCCTCCCGAGTGTTGCGGGACATGCCGGCCGACATGCGCGTTCAGGTGGCGTCGGTTGAAGCGTCGAGTGGGCAGGATGTGAGCATCGTGTTCAACACCGGGCTTGAAGTGTTTTGGGGTGACGCCGAGGAGACGCAGCGAAAGGTAGCGGTGCTCACGGCGATGATTTCTTCGCTTGCAGATCGCGCGATCTCTAGCATCGACGTTTCGTCTCCCCGTGCACCCGTCTTTCGTTAG